Proteins from a genomic interval of Kitasatospora kifunensis:
- a CDS encoding MarR family winged helix-turn-helix transcriptional regulator has translation MDTDHASAACAARASDGLALDEELTNGEAGAIYRAVEREVAVMFRRGRARSAEMSRLVHPKLEGLAYSLLAHLFEAGQVRVTDVGAHFGVGKATISRQIKALEELGLVTRESDPLDGRVSLVSLTEDGARRYQRAHEYRIAMFRAMLDDWEPAELRQFARLLARFNDTVAGAGRYEGASE, from the coding sequence GTGGATACTGATCACGCGTCGGCGGCCTGCGCTGCGCGGGCGAGCGACGGGTTGGCGTTGGACGAGGAACTGACGAACGGTGAGGCCGGCGCGATCTACCGCGCGGTGGAGCGCGAGGTCGCGGTGATGTTCCGCCGGGGGCGGGCCCGCTCCGCCGAGATGTCCCGGCTGGTGCACCCCAAGCTGGAGGGGCTGGCCTACAGCCTGCTGGCCCACCTCTTCGAGGCCGGTCAGGTGCGGGTGACCGACGTCGGCGCGCACTTCGGGGTCGGCAAGGCGACGATCAGCCGGCAGATCAAGGCGCTGGAGGAACTGGGCCTGGTGACCCGCGAGTCGGACCCGCTCGACGGGCGGGTCTCGCTGGTCTCGCTCACCGAGGACGGCGCCCGCCGCTACCAGCGCGCCCACGAGTACCGGATCGCCATGTTCCGCGCGATGCTCGACGACTGGGAGCCCGCCGAACTGCGCCAGTTCGCCCGGCTGCTGGCTCGGTTCAATGACACGGTGGCCGGCGCGGGCCGGTACGAGGGCGCCTCGGAATAG
- a CDS encoding DUF3533 domain-containing protein, whose translation MSGQSQGFVKELKDAVSGRSALLVVAVLLLQLAFITSYVGALHQPKPHKLSIGVVAPAQLQPQLVGALNQVPDQAVHATPVADQAAAVAAIKDQKLYAALVVDPSGSQDTLLVAGARGKSAATAATSIVTALEQHQGRTVQAQDVIPLPPGDANGLTSFYLVIGWCVGGYLVASILGISAGSRPANRDRALIRTGVLALYSIAAGLGGALIVGPILNALPGSIAGLWGVGSLVVFAVGTITMALECLFDLVGIGLAVLLFVVLGNPSAGGVFPPPLMPPFWRAIGAWLPNGAGTDATRSIAYFGATNLTVPLLVLTAWAVVGLAVTLVAVSTRPRGGREMEMTAPPGPGAVSAG comes from the coding sequence ATGTCCGGCCAGAGCCAAGGCTTCGTCAAGGAACTCAAGGACGCCGTCAGCGGCCGGTCGGCTCTGCTGGTGGTCGCGGTGCTGCTGCTCCAGCTCGCCTTCATCACCTCGTACGTCGGCGCGCTGCACCAGCCCAAGCCGCACAAGCTCTCGATCGGCGTGGTCGCCCCAGCGCAGCTGCAGCCACAGCTGGTCGGCGCGCTCAACCAGGTGCCCGACCAGGCGGTGCACGCCACGCCGGTGGCCGACCAGGCCGCCGCGGTCGCCGCGATCAAGGACCAGAAGCTCTACGCGGCCCTGGTCGTCGACCCCTCCGGCAGCCAGGACACCCTGCTGGTGGCCGGTGCCCGCGGCAAGTCCGCCGCCACGGCCGCCACCAGCATCGTCACGGCACTGGAGCAGCACCAGGGCCGCACCGTCCAGGCCCAGGACGTGATCCCGCTGCCCCCGGGCGACGCCAACGGCCTGACCTCGTTCTACCTGGTGATCGGCTGGTGCGTGGGTGGCTACCTGGTGGCCTCGATCCTCGGCATCAGCGCCGGTTCCCGCCCCGCCAACCGCGACCGCGCGCTGATCCGCACCGGGGTGCTGGCGCTGTACTCGATCGCCGCCGGGCTCGGCGGCGCGCTGATCGTCGGGCCGATCCTGAACGCGCTGCCCGGCAGCATCGCGGGACTCTGGGGTGTGGGCAGCCTGGTGGTCTTCGCGGTGGGCACCATCACGATGGCACTGGAGTGCCTCTTCGACCTGGTCGGCATCGGGCTGGCCGTGCTGCTCTTCGTGGTGCTCGGCAATCCGAGCGCCGGCGGAGTCTTCCCGCCGCCGCTGATGCCGCCGTTCTGGCGGGCGATCGGCGCCTGGCTGCCGAATGGCGCGGGGACCGACGCGACCCGGTCGATCGCCTATTTCGGCGCCACCAACCTCACCGTCCCGCTGCTGGTCCTCACCGCCTGGGCGGTGGTGGGACTGGCGGTGACGCTGGTCGCGGTGAGCACCAGGCCCCGGGGCGGCCGTGAGATGGAGATGACCGCCCCACCGGGGCCGGGCGCGGTGTCCGCCGGCTGA
- a CDS encoding GtrA family protein, with protein MPSPTQKALAKVPGPLRPFLVQHRSLVKFLLVGGTCFLLTMAINYALRFTVCESKPLVALTVANAVATVASYLMNRQWSFRSEGSHKEAIPFFVVSAVAVGVNDLPMAVTRYMFNLRTPHVTHFTAEVSDFLSGMILGTLVAMAFRYWAMKKFVFTTTRGAVSETAEPPTPVH; from the coding sequence ATGCCGTCGCCTACACAGAAAGCCCTGGCCAAGGTGCCTGGGCCGCTGCGCCCCTTCCTGGTGCAGCATCGAAGTCTGGTGAAGTTCCTGCTGGTGGGTGGGACGTGTTTCCTGCTCACAATGGCGATCAACTACGCCCTTCGATTCACCGTCTGCGAGTCCAAGCCGCTGGTCGCGCTGACCGTGGCGAACGCGGTCGCGACAGTGGCCTCCTACCTGATGAACCGGCAGTGGTCCTTCCGCTCGGAGGGCAGCCACAAGGAGGCCATCCCCTTCTTCGTGGTGAGCGCGGTCGCGGTGGGGGTCAATGACCTTCCGATGGCCGTCACCCGGTACATGTTCAACCTGCGCACGCCCCACGTGACCCACTTCACCGCCGAGGTCTCCGACTTCCTGAGCGGGATGATCCTGGGCACGCTGGTCGCGATGGCCTTCCGCTACTGGGCGATGAAGAAGTTCGTCTTCACCACCACCCGCGGCGCGGTGTCCGAGACCGCCGAGCCCCCCACGCCGGTGCACTGA
- a CDS encoding SMI1/KNR4 family protein: MDSVQRIWLRIESALERLAPAVAAALPAGASEEQLVAAEQQLGVALPADVLDFYRRHDGLPGVHVSGYGPVHSLGQLLKDALERAEDADEPMDEEEDGEIRRDIGWSARWIPLIPQGNGDVVCVDLDPPTPERLGQIIDWTHEGWTADYLAPSWREYLDAFAAELEEDDRYELFADGFHWNDGQPLLMPRG, from the coding sequence ATGGACAGCGTGCAGCGGATCTGGCTGCGGATCGAGAGCGCACTGGAGCGGCTCGCGCCCGCAGTGGCGGCCGCGTTGCCGGCCGGGGCCAGCGAGGAGCAGCTGGTGGCCGCAGAGCAGCAGCTGGGGGTGGCGCTGCCTGCGGACGTGCTGGACTTCTACCGCCGCCACGACGGCCTGCCCGGCGTCCACGTCAGCGGCTACGGCCCGGTCCACTCGCTCGGTCAGCTGCTGAAGGACGCGCTGGAGCGGGCCGAGGACGCGGACGAGCCGATGGACGAGGAGGAGGACGGCGAGATCCGTCGGGACATCGGCTGGTCGGCGCGCTGGATCCCGCTCATCCCGCAGGGCAACGGCGACGTGGTCTGCGTCGACCTGGACCCGCCCACCCCCGAGCGCCTCGGCCAGATCATCGACTGGACGCACGAGGGCTGGACCGCCGACTACCTGGCCCCCAGCTGGCGCGAGTACCTGGACGCCTTCGCCGCCGAGCTGGAGGAGGACGACCGCTATGAGCTGTTCGCGGACGGCTTCCACTGGAACGACGGGCAGCCGCTGCTCATGCCGCGGGGCTGA
- the lon gene encoding endopeptidase La, with protein sequence MASTSASLTLPVLPLDEEVVLPGMVVPLDLKDTEVRAAVEAARAAARDSVDGGKPQVLLVPRLDGSYAAVGALATVEQVGRLADGEPAALVRAVRRVRIGVGTTGPGAALWVETTPFKESSVGIPVGGRAAELVKEYKAVSTQWLRKRGAWQIVDRVAGIEGVGELADNIGYAPFATAEQKLKVLLEADQVARLEYALQLLRDHLAEEEVNDTIRKDVEEGVAKQQKEFLLRRQLEAVRKELAELNGEAADEEGDYRARVEAADLPEKVREAALKEVDKLERSSDQSPEGSWIRTWLDTVLELPWNNRSQDAYDITGARAVLDADHFGLADVKDRIVEYLAVRKRRADQGLSLVGGRRGGAVLALVGPPGVGKTSLGESVARAMGRDFVRVALGGVRDEAEIRGHRRTYVGAMPGRIVRAIKEAGSMNPVVLLDEIDKVGSDYRGDPAAALLEVLDPAQNHTFRDHYLEVELDLSDVVFLATANVLEAIPEPLLDRMELVRLDGYTEDEKVVIARDHLLPRQLQRAGLLPEDVAVDEAALRRLAGEYTREAGVRNLERAVARILRKVAAQSELGERELPAAIGADDLRALIGRPHHTPEAAQEPAERRTAVPGVATGLAVTGAGGDVLYIEASLADAETGSTGLTLTGQLGDVMKESAHIALSYLRSRGAELELPVTGLRERGIHLHVPAGAVPKDGPSAGVTMTTALASLLSGRKVRTDVAMTGEVSLTGRVLPIGGVKQKLLAADRAGITTVIIPKRNEPDLDDVPAEVLERLTVHPVADVREVLALALEPAEVLVAAAA encoded by the coding sequence ATGGCATCGACGTCCGCTTCGCTCACTCTGCCCGTGCTGCCTCTCGATGAGGAGGTTGTGCTGCCCGGCATGGTGGTGCCGCTGGACCTCAAGGACACCGAGGTGCGCGCCGCCGTGGAGGCCGCCAGGGCCGCCGCGCGGGACTCGGTGGACGGTGGCAAGCCGCAGGTGCTGCTGGTGCCGCGCCTCGACGGCTCCTACGCGGCGGTCGGCGCACTGGCCACGGTCGAGCAGGTCGGCCGGTTGGCCGACGGCGAGCCGGCCGCGCTGGTCCGCGCGGTTCGCCGGGTGCGGATCGGGGTCGGGACCACCGGGCCGGGCGCCGCCCTCTGGGTGGAGACCACGCCGTTCAAGGAGTCCTCGGTCGGGATTCCGGTCGGCGGCCGGGCCGCCGAGCTGGTGAAGGAGTACAAGGCCGTCTCCACCCAGTGGCTGCGCAAGCGCGGCGCCTGGCAGATCGTGGACCGGGTGGCCGGCATCGAGGGCGTCGGCGAGCTGGCCGACAACATCGGCTACGCCCCCTTCGCCACCGCCGAGCAGAAGCTCAAGGTGCTGCTGGAGGCCGACCAGGTGGCCCGCCTGGAGTACGCCCTGCAGCTGCTGCGCGACCACCTCGCCGAGGAGGAGGTCAACGACACCATCCGCAAGGACGTCGAGGAGGGCGTGGCCAAGCAGCAGAAGGAGTTCCTGCTCCGCCGCCAGCTGGAGGCCGTGCGCAAGGAGCTGGCCGAGCTGAACGGCGAGGCCGCCGACGAGGAGGGTGACTACCGGGCCCGGGTCGAGGCGGCCGACCTGCCCGAGAAGGTGCGCGAGGCGGCGCTCAAGGAGGTCGACAAGCTGGAGCGATCCAGCGACCAGTCGCCCGAGGGCAGCTGGATCCGCACCTGGCTGGACACCGTCCTCGAACTCCCGTGGAACAACCGCAGCCAGGACGCCTACGACATCACCGGCGCCCGCGCCGTGCTGGACGCCGACCACTTCGGTCTGGCGGACGTCAAGGACCGGATCGTGGAGTACCTGGCGGTCCGCAAGCGCCGGGCCGACCAGGGGCTGAGCCTGGTCGGCGGTCGGCGCGGCGGCGCGGTGCTGGCGCTGGTCGGCCCGCCCGGGGTCGGAAAGACCTCGCTCGGAGAGTCGGTCGCCCGGGCGATGGGCCGCGACTTCGTGCGGGTCGCGCTCGGCGGCGTCCGCGACGAGGCCGAGATCCGCGGTCACCGGCGTACCTACGTCGGCGCGATGCCGGGCCGGATCGTGCGGGCCATCAAGGAGGCCGGCTCGATGAACCCGGTGGTCCTGCTGGACGAGATCGACAAGGTCGGCTCGGACTACCGCGGCGACCCGGCCGCCGCGCTGCTCGAGGTGCTGGACCCGGCGCAGAACCACACCTTCCGGGACCACTACCTGGAGGTCGAGCTGGACCTGTCCGACGTGGTCTTCCTGGCCACCGCCAACGTCCTGGAGGCGATCCCGGAGCCGCTGCTGGACCGGATGGAGCTGGTCCGCCTGGACGGCTACACCGAGGACGAGAAGGTCGTCATCGCCCGCGACCACCTGCTGCCGCGCCAGCTGCAGCGAGCGGGCCTGCTGCCCGAGGACGTCGCGGTGGACGAGGCCGCGCTGCGCAGGCTGGCCGGCGAGTACACCCGCGAGGCCGGGGTGCGGAACCTGGAGCGGGCGGTGGCCCGGATCCTGCGCAAGGTCGCCGCGCAGAGCGAGTTGGGCGAGCGCGAGCTGCCCGCCGCGATCGGCGCCGATGACCTGCGGGCCCTGATCGGGCGCCCGCACCACACGCCGGAGGCGGCCCAGGAGCCGGCCGAGCGCCGCACCGCGGTGCCGGGCGTGGCGACCGGTCTGGCGGTGACCGGTGCCGGCGGCGACGTCCTCTACATCGAGGCCTCGCTGGCCGACGCCGAGACCGGCTCGACCGGCCTGACCCTGACCGGCCAGCTGGGCGACGTCATGAAGGAGTCCGCCCACATCGCCCTCTCCTACCTGCGCTCGCGCGGTGCGGAGCTGGAGCTGCCGGTCACCGGCCTGCGGGAGCGCGGCATCCACCTGCACGTGCCGGCCGGTGCCGTCCCGAAGGACGGCCCGAGCGCGGGCGTCACCATGACCACCGCGCTGGCCTCGCTGCTCTCGGGGCGCAAGGTGCGCACCGACGTCGCGATGACCGGTGAGGTCTCGCTGACCGGCCGGGTGCTGCCGATCGGCGGGGTGAAGCAGAAGCTGCTGGCCGCCGACCGGGCGGGCATCACCACGGTGATCATCCCCAAGCGCAACGAGCCCGACCTGGACGACGTCCCGGCCGAGGTGCTGGAGCGCCTGACGGTCCACCCGGTGGCGGACGTCCGCGAGGTGCTGGCGCTGGCCCTGGAGCCGGCCGAGGTGCTGGTCGCCGCGGCCGCCTGA
- a CDS encoding rhomboid-like protein, whose protein sequence is MADASFGASAGAPVGTSPAPSPAGGRRLPVTPLACLRFGLRDAPLRWVLERLPTPRRNPFAVGYLVVLASTTIFAQVANPDLVHQLQAMSSTDGHHLLRTPLRSLLMSGLWVAGPVWMPYLWAYAFTVAPLERRVGSLRAAGVFAAGHVVGTLLSQLVVAIAVATGKVGPSILDELDIGVSYGVLASLGALAGLLPPRGRYLALGGAVLLVVHGIMTDQDLITGVGHPTALLVGIGLWGLLRRPPRRPGGGRGRVARWMPRRVPRQIALSEHSA, encoded by the coding sequence ATGGCGGACGCGTCGTTCGGTGCGTCGGCGGGTGCGCCGGTGGGCACCTCGCCGGCCCCGAGCCCGGCCGGCGGCCGGCGTCTGCCGGTCACCCCGTTGGCGTGCCTGCGGTTCGGGCTGCGCGACGCGCCGCTGCGGTGGGTGCTGGAGCGGCTGCCCACCCCGCGCCGCAACCCTTTCGCGGTCGGCTACCTGGTGGTGCTGGCCAGCACCACGATCTTCGCCCAGGTGGCCAACCCGGACCTGGTGCACCAGCTGCAGGCCATGTCCAGCACCGACGGCCACCACCTGCTGCGCACCCCCTTGCGCTCGTTGCTGATGAGCGGGCTCTGGGTGGCCGGGCCGGTCTGGATGCCCTACCTGTGGGCCTACGCCTTCACGGTCGCCCCGCTGGAACGACGGGTCGGCTCGCTGCGCGCGGCCGGCGTCTTCGCCGCCGGGCACGTGGTCGGCACGCTGCTCTCCCAGCTGGTGGTGGCGATCGCGGTGGCCACCGGGAAGGTCGGGCCGAGCATCCTGGACGAGCTGGACATCGGCGTCAGCTACGGGGTGCTGGCCAGCCTGGGCGCCCTGGCGGGACTGCTGCCGCCGCGCGGGCGCTACCTGGCGCTGGGCGGCGCGGTGCTGCTGGTGGTGCACGGGATCATGACCGACCAGGACCTGATCACCGGTGTCGGGCACCCCACGGCGCTGCTGGTCGGGATCGGGCTCTGGGGCCTGCTGCGCCGCCCGCCGCGGCGGCCCGGCGGTGGGCGCGGCCGGGTGGCGCGGTGGATGCCGCGACGGGTGCCGCGCCAGATCGCGCTCTCCGAGCACTCGGCCTGA
- a CDS encoding response regulator transcription factor, translated as MTEIQQDTNGSGVIAQRRVLVVEDEPTIAESIAARLGAEGFKVAVAHDGPGAVDGFHTWQPDLVVLDIMLPGFDGLEVCRRIQAQRPVPVLMLTARDDETDLLVGLGVGADDYMTKPFSMRELAARVNVLLRRVERAQQAARTPALGSLRFGELEIDHVQRRVRLATGDVHLTPTEFDLLACLAAQPRAVLTREQLLAEVWDWTDASGTRTVDSHVKALRRKIGATWIRTVHGVGYALEAPVG; from the coding sequence GTGACAGAAATTCAACAGGACACCAACGGCAGTGGTGTGATTGCCCAACGACGCGTTTTGGTGGTCGAGGACGAGCCCACCATCGCCGAGTCCATCGCGGCCCGGCTGGGCGCGGAGGGCTTCAAGGTCGCCGTGGCCCATGACGGGCCGGGCGCGGTGGACGGCTTCCACACCTGGCAACCGGACCTCGTGGTGCTCGACATCATGCTGCCCGGCTTCGACGGACTGGAGGTCTGCCGCCGGATCCAGGCACAGCGCCCGGTCCCGGTGCTGATGCTGACCGCGCGCGACGACGAGACCGACCTGCTGGTGGGCCTCGGCGTGGGCGCCGACGACTACATGACCAAGCCGTTCTCGATGCGCGAGCTCGCGGCCCGGGTCAACGTGCTGCTGCGCCGCGTCGAGCGCGCCCAGCAGGCGGCCAGAACCCCGGCGCTCGGCAGCCTGCGCTTCGGCGAGCTGGAGATCGACCACGTGCAGCGCCGGGTCAGGCTCGCCACCGGCGACGTGCACCTGACGCCGACCGAGTTCGACCTGCTGGCCTGCCTGGCCGCCCAGCCGCGCGCGGTGCTGACCCGCGAGCAGCTGCTGGCCGAGGTCTGGGACTGGACCGACGCCTCCGGCACCCGGACGGTGGACAGCCACGTCAAGGCACTGCGCCGGAAGATCGGCGCCACCTGGATCCGCACCGTGCACGGCGTGGGCTACGCGCTCGAGGCACCGGTGGGCTGA
- a CDS encoding sensor histidine kinase — MNTSPRARTEPDPMPPAQRLPGRVAARIWREIRPFDPLRSIKGKLGLLVSVSVVVATGLVVIAIRSETQIRVIMAFSMIASLLFMQLLAHTLTAPLREMTAAARAMAGGDYSRRVTVGSRDEIGELAVTFNKMAADLEAADRHRRELVANVSHELRTPIAALQAVLENMVDGVVPPEQGTLGAALEQTERLGRLVSHLLDLSKLDDGVVPLDAREFEVAPFLAGVLRGLTVDGATAGGAWSRRDDLQLRLDVQPQGLTGLADTERLHQVVANLVDNACKHSPAGGTVTVRARAGEAPLALLLEVEDQGPGIPAEDRTRVFDRFSRAGTATAQGPGSDGGTGLGLAIARWAVDLHGGRIEVADGSRGCLIQVALPGY; from the coding sequence ATGAACACCTCACCACGGGCTCGCACCGAGCCCGACCCGATGCCGCCCGCGCAGCGGCTGCCGGGACGCGTGGCCGCGCGGATCTGGCGGGAGATACGCCCGTTCGACCCGCTGCGCTCGATCAAGGGCAAGCTCGGGCTCCTGGTCAGTGTGTCGGTGGTGGTCGCCACCGGCCTGGTGGTGATCGCGATCCGCTCGGAGACCCAGATCCGAGTGATCATGGCCTTCTCCATGATCGCGTCACTGCTCTTCATGCAGCTGCTGGCGCACACCCTGACCGCCCCGCTGCGCGAGATGACCGCGGCCGCCCGAGCCATGGCCGGCGGCGACTACAGCCGCCGGGTGACGGTCGGTTCCCGCGACGAGATCGGTGAACTGGCGGTGACCTTCAACAAGATGGCCGCCGACCTGGAGGCCGCCGACCGCCACCGGCGTGAGCTGGTGGCCAACGTCTCGCACGAGCTGCGCACGCCGATCGCCGCGCTGCAGGCGGTGCTGGAGAACATGGTGGACGGCGTGGTGCCACCGGAACAGGGCACCCTGGGCGCGGCACTGGAGCAGACCGAGCGGCTCGGCCGCCTGGTCTCCCACCTGCTGGACCTGTCCAAGCTGGACGACGGCGTGGTGCCGCTGGACGCCCGCGAGTTCGAGGTCGCCCCGTTCCTGGCCGGCGTGCTGCGCGGGCTGACGGTGGACGGTGCGACGGCGGGCGGCGCGTGGAGCCGGCGCGACGATCTCCAGCTGCGTCTGGACGTGCAGCCGCAGGGGCTGACCGGCCTGGCGGACACCGAACGGCTCCACCAGGTGGTGGCCAACCTGGTGGACAACGCCTGCAAGCACTCCCCGGCCGGCGGCACCGTCACCGTGCGGGCCAGGGCCGGCGAAGCGCCGCTGGCCCTGCTGCTGGAGGTCGAGGACCAGGGCCCCGGCATACCCGCCGAGGACCGCACCCGGGTCTTCGACCGGTTCAGCCGCGCGGGCACCGCGACCGCGCAGGGCCCCGGCAGTGACGGGGGCACCGGCCTCGGCCTGGCCATCGCGCGCTGGGCGGTGGATCTGCACGGCGGACGGATCGAGGTGGCGGACGGCTCACGCGGCTGCCTGATCCAGGTCGCGCTGCCCGGCTACTGA